The following are from one region of the Sandaracinus amylolyticus genome:
- a CDS encoding RCC1 domain-containing protein, which produces MAHTTLPARRWAALLALALVAGCGSDDDAPGDAGPGLDASAPPDSGATDASAPPDDDAGATSGYASLGLGYRHSCAITTDGTAQCWGSNAIGQAGLPETGSTVSTPADVQELGAVVAIAGGEDHSCAVLEDGSVACWGENSDGQLGRGTTSVGSSVPATIASLTGVTAIALGASHSCALAAGAVHCWGANEFGQLGDGTTTERAAPGAVPGISGAIAIGAGDYHSCAVLAGGAVRCWGLNTDGQLGDGTTTNRPEPVEATDVTGVVELDGGQGFTCARTATSVTCWGAGDAGQLGDGSSGDRPTAAPVPGITGALGIAAGSRHACARLADGTARCWGYGARGQLGDGSDLSGLPVIRRTPVSVMELDDVSVIAAGGSHTCALAGGRAYCWGDDAAGQLGDEASGAQATPVQVEP; this is translated from the coding sequence ATGGCACACACGACACTTCCTGCTCGGCGTTGGGCCGCGCTGCTCGCCCTCGCGCTCGTCGCGGGGTGCGGATCGGACGACGACGCGCCCGGCGACGCCGGACCCGGCCTCGACGCGAGCGCCCCGCCGGACTCCGGCGCGACCGACGCCTCCGCTCCCCCCGACGACGACGCCGGCGCGACCTCGGGGTACGCGTCGCTCGGGCTCGGCTACCGCCACTCCTGCGCGATCACCACCGACGGCACCGCGCAGTGCTGGGGCTCGAACGCGATCGGACAAGCGGGCCTCCCCGAGACCGGCTCCACCGTGTCGACGCCCGCCGACGTGCAGGAGCTCGGCGCCGTCGTCGCGATCGCGGGCGGCGAGGATCACTCGTGCGCGGTGCTGGAGGACGGCTCGGTCGCCTGCTGGGGCGAGAACTCGGACGGACAGCTCGGACGCGGCACCACGAGCGTCGGCTCCAGCGTCCCCGCCACCATCGCGAGCCTGACCGGCGTCACCGCCATCGCCCTCGGCGCGTCGCACTCCTGCGCGCTCGCCGCCGGCGCCGTGCACTGCTGGGGCGCCAACGAATTCGGCCAGCTCGGCGACGGCACCACCACCGAGCGCGCCGCGCCGGGCGCCGTCCCCGGGATCTCGGGCGCCATCGCGATCGGCGCCGGCGACTACCACTCGTGCGCCGTGCTCGCCGGCGGCGCCGTGCGCTGCTGGGGCCTCAACACCGACGGCCAGCTCGGCGACGGCACCACCACCAACCGCCCCGAGCCGGTCGAGGCCACCGACGTGACCGGCGTCGTCGAGCTCGACGGCGGCCAGGGGTTCACCTGCGCGCGCACCGCGACGAGCGTGACGTGCTGGGGCGCCGGCGACGCGGGCCAGCTCGGCGACGGCAGCAGCGGCGATCGCCCCACCGCCGCGCCGGTGCCCGGCATCACCGGCGCGCTGGGGATCGCGGCGGGCTCCCGACACGCCTGCGCCCGCCTCGCCGACGGCACCGCGCGCTGCTGGGGCTACGGCGCGCGTGGCCAGCTCGGCGACGGATCCGACCTCAGCGGCCTGCCGGTCATCCGCCGCACGCCGGTGAGCGTCATGGAGCTCGATGACGTCAGCGTCATCGCCGCGGGCGGCAGCCACACCTGCGCGCTCGCGGGCGGTCGCGCCTACTGCTGGGGCGACGACGCCGCGGGCCAGCTCGGCGACGAAGCCTCGGGCGCCCAGGCGACCCCGGTCCAGGTCGAGCCCTGA